Proteins from a single region of Euleptes europaea isolate rEulEur1 chromosome 21, rEulEur1.hap1, whole genome shotgun sequence:
- the NDUFAB1 gene encoding acyl carrier protein, mitochondrial, translating to MAARVLLAACVRRCAPRPALARPALAAALLLRPPPEAAALPAPRPLPQVLQPCRRFSDVPPLTLDSIKDRVLYVLKLYDKIDPEKLNADSHFMKDLGLDSLDQVEIIMAMEDEFGFEIPDVEAEKLMCPQEIVDYIADKKDVYE from the exons ATGGCGGCCCGTGTCCTCCTCGCGGCCTGCGTCCGCCGCTGCGCCCCACggccggccctcgcccggcccgccctcgccgccgccctcctcctccgGCCGCCCCCCGAGGCCGCCGCCCTCCCCGCACCCAGGCCCCTGCCGCAG GTCCTCCAGCCGTGCCGCCGTTTCTCTGACGTGCCGCCGCTCACTTTGGACAGCATCAAGGACCGTGTCCTGTACGTGCTGAAGTTGTATGACAAAATAGATCCCGAAAAG CTGAACGCTGATTCCCACTTCATGAAAGACCTGGGCCTGGACAGCCTGGACCAAGTGGAGATCATCATGGCTATGGAGGACGAGTTCG GCTTTGAAATCCCTGATGTGGAAGCAGAGAAGCTGATGTGTCCGCAAGAGATTGTCGATTACATTGCCGATAAGAAAGACGTGTACGAATGA
- the TNRC6A gene encoding trinucleotide repeat-containing gene 6A protein, producing the protein MAPSRKRSLAGGSASGRGGAAAWLSVSSVREAGNGGREGAAQDGGARDHPAAGGAQPRRPGPRATTLGRRRPPAEGGSPTDPPALHLASDLWGIGSPPDGAQLTWQAFALTRQPPKVFRVLEAKATKEAERTLKQLHQTRSSLRGTFRSFKECGEGESSVRTRLECPLLSLLVGSRDERTVADEIRTKESVQEGEERLMEEKKKRKEDKKKREAAQKKATEQKNKVPEPPKPGVSPSLPVASIPTGTSTAAGSSSNNTNNNARRPAGAHPPPAPQQQQPSPRYPPREVPPRFRHQEQKQLLKRGQQLPGLALNLGAASKPPNGPSGGSPATSEQPVAVREEQSSSQKQPDLNHSTLGPHYESAHWGAVSSSSDSGTSWEKVLLVDCSDKEGWPSAAGSNPELASECMETDSSSSSGSEKSLALMASRGPGTDSGLPNGIGHGPPAVFGGGSNSNNGSGGSASRPWGVCLSAAMSTGQASADASKGTPEGSNGRMNTWGPLNPSPGGGLNPSTLNASGSRGAWPVLESNGHPLKGPSGGAGSQVANNLSGSTSLGSWGSLPESNCDPQANGTRKVSQSGQPQNLNPEVNGPNNNTTNLMTSSLPNSAGSVQMNEPAGGDAGPWGRSGRSSLLQNSPVISSPPHPHVSNGEVKIGSPAWAGAYGSTCSGDRSSDSSDWAGGDTVNATLMPPGLGGASSTNFEINGDKGAGGWEGAGTDSGPHLPWGGGTGSGGGRRSWGGPAQSTDFADGEWNQLPNNQHPSENGSGSAKRFPSAWQPAEEENTSMEVESSAPSPIPEQHSRWAKASPGGSEAAPGGPEERAAALAEGAGLERRKADQYTLLQSIVNRTGLDPRVLSNSGWGQTPIKQNTSWDMAASPQGERKADNGTEAWGGCSSGGGTERPSLNGPAGSSGSGRGEPKSATRRGDPKASSSQGSWERLAASAQAKGNQSWAAGGQDDKPSPSLWSDAEKFRPGDRQKASPGRTGPAVDGWGENLRSSSHWGEAKKSSSGSSDSDRSTSGWKEAGKVGATHWGGGRANPKSPSSGWEEPAKPSQRQVWGEPAKASRSQSWEVAKPPASPDWTKQQDLSGGWGAQPAPSRAPGVGWMGGPMPAPAKEEEPTGWEEPSPESIRRKMEIDDGTSAWGDPGRYSYKNVNMWDRNTSRGSDSSDQQAHGPPQRLPSHSAPGAGPENGGGSGWGEPPPATVDNGTSAWGKPVDTGTSWGEFVSEAGNWGSVSLSQPAPRKAGPKSMQAADNWCGGDMPFAGGHQASWEEAEDVEIGMWNGSSAQDDNASLNWPSYGKRLPSKVSSSISQTIGTMKNGNKQDETWINPFVKQLANLNFSRESPEEILHSNKMDLPGGVLPDKRMEMEKHSLTAGDYSRVVGKGPGCRPQISKESSMDRSPYFDKNGNPSVFGTPTAQSRSLPPPAQPLNSSQPNPRAQVPPPPLLSPQVPVSLLKYAPNNGGLSPLFSPQQVAMLNQLSQLNQLSQISQLQRLLAQQRKVQTPRNASAGGRQPEPQGRSLGLPQPCQLDPSLLLKQQQQQLQTPTLKSFLESELQKGPAQSNPFSNFPLGLNSNLNGNVDMGSIKEPQSRLRKWTTVESVGANTSLDQNVSKNGSISSGFRLEEAPFVPYDFMNSSNSPASPPGSIGDGWPRAKSPPNGSSSVNWPPEFRPGEPWKGYPNIDPETDPYITPGSVTNNLSINTVREADHLRDRSTGSSSSLNTALPSTSAWSSVRASNYNVSLSSTAQSTSARNSDSKSSWSPASMTNTSLAHELWKVPLPAKSIPAPPSRPPPGLTGQKLPLSAWDSPLRMGGGWSNSEARYTPGSHWTESGSGRLTSCCLILKNLTPQIDGSTLRTLCMQHGPLTTFHLNLPHGNALVRYSSKEEVVKAQKSLHMCVLGNTTILADFASEEEISRFFAQGQSLTPSPTWQSLGTGHGRLGSVDGPHPFPNRNDLSNHWNGAGLPGAGGGELPGASLWGSPNYSTSLWGTLGSSDGRGLGSPSPLNAFLSVDHLGVGGGSPCNPLSSFSE; encoded by the exons ATGGCGCCGTCCCGGAAGCGCTCGCTGGCCGGGGGGAGCGCTTCCGGTCGGGGCGGGGCGGCTGCCTGGCTGAGCGTCTCCTCCGTGCGGGAGGCTGGAAATGGCGGCCGGGAGGGGGCAGCGCAGGACGGCGGCGCCCGAGACCACCCTGCTGCCGGGGGGGCCCAGCCCCGACGCCCCGGGCCCCGCGCCACGACACtaggccgccgccgcccgcccgcgGAGGGGGGGAGCCCGACAG ATCCTCCTGCCCTGCACTTGGCCTCTGACCTCTGGGGCATTGGGTCCCCTCCCGATGGTGCACAACTGACCTGGCAGGCTTTTGCTCTGACAAGACAACCCCCGAAGGTCTTCAG agTGTTGGAAGCTAAAGCTACCAAAGAAGCTGAAAGAACACTTAAGCAG CTGCACCAGACCCGGTCCTCCTTGCGAGGAACCTTCCGATCATTTAAAGAGTGTGGAGAGGGTGAAAGCAGTGTGCGCACCCGCCTGGAGTGCCCGTTGCTGTCTCTGCTAGTGGGATCCAGGGATGAGCGGACCGTTGCAGATGAGATTAGGACCAA GGAATCAGTGCAAGAGGGGGAAGAACGGTtgatggaagaaaagaaaaagaggaaagaggacaagaagaagagagaagctgCTCAGAAGAAG GCCACTGAACAGAAAAACAAAG TGCCAGAACCACCCAAGCCTGGTGTAAGCCCATCTCTGCCCGTTGCCTCCATTCCTACCGGTACTTCcacagcagccggcagcagcagTAATAACACCAACAATAATGCCAGACGGCCTGCAGGTGCCCACCCACCGCCAgctccacagcagcagcagccttctCCTCGCTACCCGCCCCGCGAAGTGCCGCCCCGGTTTCGGCACCAGGAGCAGAAGCAGCTTCTGAAGCGTGGGCAGCAGCTGCCGGGGCTTGCGCTAAACCTGGGGGCAGCCTCTAAACCGCCAAACGGCCCGTCTGGAGGCAGCCCGGCCACAAGTGAGCAGCCCGTCGCAGTCAGAGAAGAGCAGAGCAGCAGCCAAAAACAGCCAG ATCTGAACCACAGCACACTGGGACCCCATTATGAGAGCGCTCACTGGGGAGCCGTCTCTTCCAGTAGCGACTCCGGCACAAGTTGGGAGAAGGTCCTCCTCGTAGACTGTTCGGACAAGGAGGGGTGGCCCTCGGCTGCCGGCAGCAACCCGGAGCTGGCTTCAGAATGTATGGAGACTGACTCTTCCTCAAGCTCCGGGTCGGAGAAGAGCCTGGCGCTCATGGCTTCGAGAGGCCCGGGCACAGACAGCGGCTTGCCAAATGGCATCGGGCACGGCCCTCCAGCTGTGTTCGGCGGGGGCAGCAACAGCAATAACGGGAGCGGGGGCAGCGCAAGCAGGCCATGGGGGGTGTGCCTCAGCGCCGCAATGAGCACAGGCCAGGCTTCTGCAGACGCTTCGAAGGGCACGCCAGAAGGTAGCAATGGTAGAATGAACACTTGGGGGCCCCTCAATCCGTCACCCGGTGGAGGGTTAAATCCCAGCACTTTGAATGCCAGCGGCAGCCGCGGTGCCTGGCCCGTGTTGGAGAGCAACGGGCACCCCCTGAAAGGGCCTAGCGGAGGCGCCGGCAGCCAGGTGGCGAACAATCTGAGCGGGAGCACCAGCCTCGGCTCCTGGGGGAGCCTCCCGGAGAGCAACTGTGATCCCCAAGCCAATGGTACCAGGAAGGTTTCGCAGAGCGGGCAACCTCAGAACCTTAACCCCGAAGTGAACGGACCAAATAATAACACTACTAACTTGATGACCTCTAGCTTACCAAACTCCGCTGGCTCTGTGCAGATGAACGAGCCGGCTGGCGGCGATGCAGGGCCCTGGGGCCGGAGCGGCAGGAGCTCTCTGCTTCAGAACTCGCCGGTGATCAGCAGCCCTCCCCATCCTCACGTGAGCAACGGCGAAGTGAAAATCGGCAGCCCGGCTTGGGCGGGCGCCTACGGCTCCACCTGCTCCGGGGACCGAAGTTCCGACTCCAGCGACTGGGCCGGCGGCGACACTGTGAATGCAACTCTAATGCCGCCAGGTCTCGGCGGGGCCAGCAGCACAAACTTTGAAATCAACGGGGATAAAGGagcgggggggtgggagggagcagGGACAGACAGTGGCCCGCACCTGCCATGGGGGGGCGGGACGGGCTCCGGGGGCGGCCGGAGAAGCTGGGGCGGCCCAGCCCAAAGCACTGACTTCGCAGATGGAGAGTGGAACCAGCTGCCGAACAATCAACACCCCTCCGAGAACGGCAGCGGGAGCGCCAAGAGGTTTCCCAGCGCATGGCAGCCTGCCGAGGAGGAGAACACGAGCATGGAGGTAGAGAGCTCTGCTCCCTCTCCCATCCCGGAACAGCATAGCAGGTGGGCGAAAGCCAGCCCCGGGGGGAGTGAAGCGGCCCCCGGCGGCCCCGAGGAaagagcggcagcgctggcagaagGGGCTGGTCTCGAGAGAAGAAAAGCCGACCAGTACACACTACTCCAAAGCATTGTGAACAGGACGGGCCTGGACCCGCGGGTCCTTTCCAACTCCGGCTGGGGCCAGACGCCCATCAAGCAGAACACGTCCTGGGACATGGCGGCGTCCCCacagggggagaggaaggcggaCAATGGCACCGAGGCCTGGGGAGGCTGCAGCTCAGGGGGCGGCACGGAGAGGCCCAGCCTGAACGGCCCTGCCGGCTCTTCAGGGTCTGGTCGGGGCGAGCCAAAGTCTGCTACGAGGCGGGGAGACCCCAAGGCCTCCAGCAGCCAGGGGAGCTGGGAGCGACTGGCTGCTTCCGCACAGGCCAAAGGCAATCAGTCGTGGGCGGCAGGGGGCCAAGATGACAAGCCCTCGCCGTCCCTTTGGAGCGACGCGGAGAAGTTCAGGCCGGGAGACAGACAGAAGGCGAGCCCTGGGCGGACGGGCCCTGCCGTCGATGGCTGGGGGGAGAACCTGAGGAGCAGCAGCCATTGGGGCGAGGCGAAGAAGTCCAGCTCCGGCAGCAGCGACAGCGACAGGTCGACCTCCGGCTGGAAGGAAGCAGGCAAGGTGGGCGCTACCCACTGGGGGGGCGGCCGAGCCAACCCAAAGAGCCCCTCTTCCGGGTGGGAGGAACCCGCCAAGCCGAGCCAGAGGCAGGTCTGGGGGGAGCCCGCCAAGGCCAGCCGCTCCCAGAGCTGGGAGGTGGCCAAGCCGCCCGCCTCGCCAGACTGGACCAAGCAGCAAGACCTCAGCGGGGGCTGGGGGGCACAGCCCGCCCCGAGCAGGGCACCAGGCGTGGGGTGGATGGGTGGGCCGATGCCGGCGCCAGCCAAGGAAGAAGAGCCCACCGGTTGGGAGGAGCCTTCCCCCGAATCGATTCGCCGCAAGATGGAGATCGACGATGGGACTTCCGCTTGGGGGGACCCGGGCAGGTACAGCTACAAGAATGTGAACATGTGGGACAGGAACACCTCGAGGGGGAGCGACTCTTCGGACCAGCAAGCACACGGACCTCCACAGCGCCTTCCATCCCATTCCGCACCTGGCGCTGGCCCGGAGAATGGTGGCGGCTCGG GTTGGGGAGAGCCCCCGCCGGCGACTGTAGACAACGGCACATCAGCGTGGGGCAAGCCTGTCGACACGGGTACAAGTTGGGGAGAGTTTGTCAGTGAGGCAGGGAACTGGGGGAGTGTCTCCCTTAGCCAGCCGGCTCCTCGCAAAGCAG GGCCCAAGTCTATGCAAGCGGCAGACAACTGGTGCGGCGGCGACATGCCCTTCGCGGGGGGTCACCAGGCCAGCTGGGAGGAAGCGGAGGACGTGGAGATCGGCATGtggaacggcagctcggcccaaGACGACAATGCCTCTCTGAACTGGCCGTCGTATGGGAAGAGGCTGCCCTCCAAGGTGAGTTCCAGCATCAGTCAAACAAta GGaacaatgaaaaatggaaacaagCAAGATGAAACATGGATAAATCCATTTGTTAAGCAATTAGCCAATCTCAACTTCTCT AGGGAATCACCTGAAGAAATCCTGCACAGCAATAAGATGGACCTACCTGGAG GGGTCTTGCCGGACAAGCGGATGGAGATGGAGAAGCACAGCCTGACCGCTGGCGATTACAGCCGGGTGGTGGGGAAAGGCCCGGGCTGCCGTCCTCAGATTTCCAAAGAGTCTTCCATGGATCGAAGTCCTTACTTTGATAAG AATGGCAACCCCAGCGTGTTTGGGACCCCGACTGCGCAGTCCCGGAGCCTGCCCCCGCCAGCACAGCCTCTGAactcctctcagcctaacccgcgAGCTCAAGTGCCTCCGCCGCCGTTGCTCTCccctcag GTCCCCGTCTCTCTGCTCAAGTACGCACCAAACAACGGGGGGCTGAGCCCGCTCTTCAGCCCACAGCAGGTAGCCATGTTGAACCAACTCTCCCAATTGAACCAGCTTTCCCAGATCTCCCAGTTGCAA CGACTGCTGGCCCAGCAGAGGAAGGTCCAGACTCCGAGAAACGCATCTGCCGGGGGCCGCCAGCCGGAGCCGCAG gGTCGCTCCCTGGGCCTACCGCAGCCCTGCCAGCTGGATCCCAGCCTCcttctgaagcagcagcagcagcagctccagacGCCCACCTTGAAGTCCTTCCTGGAGAGCGAGCTGCAGAAAGGGCCGGCCCAGAGCAATCCCTTCAGCAACTTCCCTCTTG GACTGAACTCCAACTTGAATGGAAACGTGGACATGGGCAGTATTAAAGAGCCGCAGTCTCGGCTGAGGAAATGGACGACGGTGGAGAGCGTGGGAGCGAACACCTCGCTGGATCAAAACGTCAGCAAAAATG gtTCTATTTCAAGCGGCTTCAGGCTGGAGGAAGCCCCCTTTGTCCCCTACGACTTCATGAATAGCAGTAATTCGCCAGCCAGTCCTCCAGGCTCCATTGGGGATGGCTGGCCCCGTGCCAAATCGCCGCCTAATGGGTCTAGCAGTGTCAATTGGCCCCCAG AGTTCCGCCCTGGTGAGCCCTGGAAAGGTTATCCAAACATCGACCCTGAAACCGACCCCTACATCACTCCCGGCAGCGTCACAAACAATCTGTCCATTAACACTGTGCGGGAGGCTGACCACCTCAGGGACAGGAGCACTG GGTCATCCTCATCTCTGAACACCGCGCTGCCTTCGACTAGTGCCTGGTCCTCCGTTCGTGCCTCCAACTATAATGTTTCCCTCAGCAGTACAGCACAAAGCACTTCAG CCAGAAACAGTGACTCCAAATCCTCGTGGTCTCCTGCTTCCATGACCAACACCTCTCTGGCTCATGAGCTGTGGAAGGTGCCTCTGCCCGCCAAGAGCATCCCGGCTCCTCCGTCGCGCCCCCCGCCGGGGCTGACGGGCCAGAAGCTGCCCCTGTCCGCCTGGGACAGCCCCCTGCGGATGGGGGGTGGCTGGAGCAATTCCGAGGCCAGGTACACCCCCG GTTCCCACTGGACCGAGAGCGGCTCCGGGCGCCTGACCAGCTGTTGTCTCATCCTGAAGAACCTCACGCCGCAG attGATGGCTCCACCCTGCGGACGCTCTGCATGCAGCACGGGCCTCTGACCACCTTCCACCTGAACCTGCCCCATGGCAACGCCTTGGTCCGCTACAGTTCAAAAGAAGAGGTGGTGAAGGCACAGAAATCTCTTCACAT GTGTGTCTTGGGGAACACTACAATCCTCGCCGACTTTGCCAGTGAAGAGGAGATCAGCCGCTTCTTTGCACAAGGCCAGTCcctgaccccctcccccacctggcAGTCCCTGGGCACCGGCCACGGCCGGCTGGGGTCCGTGGAtggcccccaccccttccccaaccGCAATGACCTAAGTAATCACTGGAATGGTGCTGGGCTGCCGGGAGCCGGGGGTGGGGAGCTGCCTGGCGCGTCCCTCTGGGGGAGCCCCAACTATTCCACCAGCCTGTGGGGCACGCTGGGCAGCAGCGACGGCCGGGGGCTCGGCAGCCCCTCCCCGCTCAACGCATTCCTCTCCGTTGACCACCT